From one Phaeodactylum tricornutum CCAP 1055/1 chromosome 16, whole genome shotgun sequence genomic stretch:
- a CDS encoding predicted protein yields MKPTCLLLSSFQSGNNKSVQLLLPNPSIYETGIAAMKGAWAQVVDQDARDSFEQLSSDGVIRESVLQNASNGSTLTFALFNNLQDPIWKKHNFKAKEFVQAVGPALENVHEILGKIRNEMITTVPGEKAAIESTLKHSIEEILANQVSIGHEPETLLGKNELHVQAKENPNSLAAWATKILTPACLEAFYYTSKFDLLSALPKSHKVFEEGSCNISEVAILNARAMAVTDKTSSESAPVIKQRGVAAQIDVLYEVSHTFNETNMILHDDPNKDASESCSDPENKSSPELASEEESVPESLIHTNLTVAVFEGWLHGGPDNILKWRIAGFRQPFEFPFSPPTINRKARV; encoded by the coding sequence ATGAAACCAACCTGTCTTCTTCTATCTAGCTTTCAGAGCGGAAATAATAAATCAGttcagcttcttctaccAAACCCGTCAATATATGAGACTGGTATTGCCGCCATGAAAGGCGCTTGGGCCCAAGTGGTGGATCAAGATGCAAGAGACTCATTTGAGCAATTATCAAGCGATGGGGTTATCCGAGAAAGCGTGCTGCAAAATGCTAGCAACGGAAGTACCCTAACTTTTGCGCTTTTTAATAATTTGCAGGATCCAATTTGGAAAAAGCACAATTTCAAAGCCAAGGAATTTGTGCAGGCTGTCGGCCCGGCGCTGGAAAATGTACACGAAATATTGGGAAAGATACGTAACGAAATGATAACCACTGTTCCGGGAGAGAAGGCTGCGATAGAGAGCACATTAAAACATTCAATTGAGGAGATTTTGGCAAATCAGGTATCCATCGGACACGAGCCTGAGACACTTTTAGGGAAGAACGAACTCCATGTTCAAGCGAAAGAGAATCCAAATTCGCTCGCAGCTTGGGCAACCAAGATTTTGACTCCTGCCTGTCTGGAAGCGTTTTATTATACAAGCAAGTTCGATTTGCTCAGTGCGCTCCCTAAATCACATAAAGTTTTCGAGGAGGGTTCTTGCAACATTTCCGAAGTTGCAATACTAAACGCAAGAGCTATGGCTGTGACCGACAAAACGAGCTCTGAATCCGCACCAGTGATAAAGCAAAGAGGTGTTGCCGCACAGATCGACGTTTTGTATGAAGTTTCGCATACGTTCAATGAAACGAACATGATTTTGCACGACGATCCGAACAAAGACGCATCGGAAAGCTGCTCTGATCCTGAGAATAAGAGTTCACCAGAGTtggcttctgaagaagagtcAGTACCGGAGAGTTTGATTCATACAAATTTGACAGTGGCAGTGTTTGAAGGTTGGTTGCATGGTGGACCTGATAACATATTGAAATGGCGCATTGCTGGTTTCCGTCAGCCTTTTGAGTTTCCCTTCTCGCCTCCTACAATAAATCGCAAGGCTAGAGTGTGA
- a CDS encoding predicted protein, with amino-acid sequence MDGSEHSRPSSEREILRKEDAYQFPLVGSVSLFSLYLAFKFLDKDLVNLLIGAYFAVVGCIALTMTIAPLVERVTPPFFRRSVGWDYKLKHPLPEIIAGPSPWDLGLEITGAEIVAFLAAAVVCGLYLQSKPWYLNNVLGISFCLQGIERFSLGTYKIGAILLIGLFFYDIFWVFGTDVMVTVAKNLDGPIKILFPRSLEVNPATGKLDLSLLGLGDIVIPGFFLAILLRFDAHQAKVPVNVPTDFHASFPKPYFHSALLAYVAGLGVTMFVMIQFNAAQPALLYLVPACLGSSFLCALVRGEVKELL; translated from the coding sequence ATGGACGGCTCCGAGCACAGTCGGCCGTCTTCGGAAAGAGAAATTTTGAGAAAAGAAGACGCCTATCAATTCCCTTTGGTGGGTAGCGTTTCGCTGTTTTCACTCTACTTAGCCTTCAAGTTTCTCGACAAAGATCTGGTCAACTTGCTGATCGGAGCCTATTTCGCCGTAGTTGGCTGTATCGCGCTCACCATGACGATCGCTCCGTTGGTGGAACGAGTAACTCCCCCCTTCTTTCGTCGATCCGTGGGCTGGGATTACAAACTCAAGCACCCTTTACCGGAAATAATTGCTGGCCCAAGTCCGTGGGATCTCGGCCTGGAAATTACGGGCGCCGAAATTGTTGCCTTCCTCGCGGCAGCGGTTGTGTGTGGCTTATACTTGCAGTCAAAACCTTGGTATCTCAACAACGTCCTCGGTATAAGCTTTTGCCTACAAGGAATCGAACGGTTTAGCCTCGGAACCTACAAGATTGGGGCCATCTTGTTGATTGGGCTGTTCTTTTATGATATCTTTTGGGTGTTCGGAACGGACGTTATGGTCACCGTGGCCAAAAACTTGGATGGTCCGATCAAGATTCTCTTTCCTCGCTCGTTGGAAGTCAATCCTGCAACCGGGAAGCTTGACCTCTCCTTGCTGGGCCTTGGGGACATTGTGATTCCTGGATTTTTCCTGGCCATCTTGCTGCGCTTTGATGCTCACCAGGCCAAAGTACCGGTTAACGTACCGACCGACTTTCACGCCTCGTTCCCCAAGCCGTACTTTCATTCGGCGCTCCTGGCCTACGTTGCCGGACTTGGAGTGACAATGTTCGTCATGATTCAGTTCAACGCCGCTCAACCCGCCCTGCTTTATCTAGTACCAGCGTGTCTCGGCAGCTCGTTTCTGTGCGCATTGGTTCGGGGCGAAGTGAAGGAATTACTG
- a CDS encoding predicted protein, translated as MSGFKVRFEPCAVLKVALAFAALMSVMFSVIRSNDSTRTAEHPKQSISLAKLGKKTPVLVMGLPRSGSASLHEFFRCNNVKSSHFCCGTSQKTSFACEPDQPTCGRCVHQNLNQSLPAFQGCGNFSVYSQFDVESGQPFSWFLPQHFALPLLHESFPEAVWILNRRADARVWARGVLHWYSVSRRVMNAFGLQYHHPTLIAAKIYDAPVRPLTEDGLIADISLSLARAENVTEHKRRLDELTSVYEAHLHRVRAFVTANPSHSMLEIDVDDPASGETLSAFFGGARASCWVFDAQSLDNDWKKFSLQI; from the coding sequence ATGAGCGGTTTTAAAGTGCGCTTTGAGCCCTGTGCTGTTTTGAAGGTAGCCCTGGCCTTTGCAGCTCTCATGTCTGTGATGTTTTCTGTCATTCGCTCGAACGATTCCACTAGAACGGCAGAACATCCAAAGCAGTCAATTTCTCTCGCAAAGCTCGGTAAAAAAACGCCTGTTCTCGTGATGGGCTTGCCTCGTTCCGGAAGTGCGTCGTTGCACGAATTTTTTCGGTGCAACAACGTCAAATCCAGTCACTTTTGTTGTGGCACAAGCCAAAAGACTTCCTTTGCTTGCGAGCCAGATCAACCGACATGCGGCCGCTGTGTCCACCAAAATTTGAACCAAAGTCTTCCGGCATTTCAGGGCTGCGGCAACTTTTCCGTCTACAGCCAGTTCGACGTGGAAAGCGGCCAACCCTTTTCGTGGTTTCTGCCACAGCATTTCGCTTTGCCACTCCTACACGAAAGTTTTCCAGAGGCGGTATGGATACTCAATCGCAGGGCGGATGCGCGCGTATGGGCGAGGGGAGTCCTCCACTGGTATTCCGTAAGTCGGCGTGTGATGAATGCGTTTGGGCTACAGTATCATCATCCCACTCTGATTGCGGCAAAAATCTACGATGCTCCAGTTCGTCCCTTGACGGAGGACGGTTTAATTGCGGATATCTCGCTAAGTTTAGCACGAGCTGAAAATGTAACTGAGCATAAACGCCGTCTGGACGAGCTCACCAGTGTGTACGAAGCGCACTTACACCGGGTGCGCGCATTTGTCACTGCAAACCCTTCGCACTCAATGCTTGAAATTGATGTGGACGATCCTGCCTCCGGAGAAACCCTCTCTGCATTTTTTGGTGGTGCTCGCGCCTCCTGCTGGGTATTCGATGCACAGTCCCTAGACAATGACTGGAAGAAATTTTCACTTCAAATTTAA
- a CDS encoding predicted protein, with product MDSSDGFRNHDYRGAIALNNMGVSLLEQKAYLEAMETLKDSVIVMKVAFQQESCTNFRDTSILVEEKLDRACQRLSTQRLEADPTLIEGLRHDGGFATLQSLVTKQDPILSESLFPVRIEQLDDHEDIENSLKTAIIMHNFSIAHFCMSKTPVNDEVRARLVEGGLRLASVSYGILSKMMSGGKNLLYELILRDTNVFVVAIAVLNSLVQMLIALGSLGEAERCSAKLHQLGALVKQIDSPEITQSNTVAAAAA from the coding sequence ATGGATAGCTCCGACGGTTTCCGTAACCATGACTACAGAGGAGCTATTGCTCTCAATAACATGGGCGTTTCATTGCTGGAACAAAAAGCATACTTAGAGGCTATGGAGACTCTGAAAGATTCCGTCATTGTCATGAAGGTAGCCTTTCAACAGGAAAGCTGTACGAATTTCAGAGATACAAGTATtttggtggaagaaaagctAGACAGGGCATGTCAAAGGCTTTCGACTCAAAGGCTAGAAGCTGATCCAACATTGATTGAAGGACTGAGGCACGATGGTGGATTTGCAACACTTCAGTCGCTTGTAACAAAACAAGACCCAATCTTGTCCGAATCGCTATTCCCCGTCCGTATCGAGCAGCTAGACGACCacgaagacattgaaaaTAGCTTGAAAACGGCAATTATCATGCATAATTTTTCCATCGCTCATTTTTGCATGTCCAAGACGCCCGTCAACGACGAGGTACGAGCGAGGCTTGTTGAAGGTGGACTTCGGCTGGCATCAGTGTCGTATGGCattctttcgaaaatgaTGAGCGGAGGGAAAAATCTCCTGTATGAACTGATTCTTCGGGACACAAATGTTTTCGTTGTGGCTATTGCCGTCCTCAACAGTCTTGTTCAAATGTTAATTGCTTTGGGCAGCTTGGGAGAAGCCGAACGATGTTCCGCAAAGCTGCACCAGCTCGGCGCTCTTGTAAAACAGATTGACTCACCGGAAATTACGCAGAGCAATACTGTAGCGGCTGCCGCTGCTTAA
- a CDS encoding predicted protein, translating into MSFPGRNLQRCWHLVDAKDQIVGRLASQVAAILRGKHKPTFKLNKDMGDTVVIVNADKVNFTGKKWKDKLYRWHTGYPGGLKERPAQAMLERNPTMILRKAILGMLMGRQKKLIHGFIEPRLKIYAGSSHPHTAQLP; encoded by the exons ATGTCTTTTCCGGGACGAAATTTGCAACGTTGCTGGCATCTCGTAGACGCGAAGGATCAAATAGTAGGACGTCTTGCATCCCAAGTCGCCGCAATCCTACGAGGAAAGCACAAACCCACCTTCAAGCTCAACAAGGACATGGGTGACACAGTTGTCATTGTGAATGCTGATAAG GTGAACTTCACAggaaagaaatggaaagataAATTGTACCGATGGCACACAGGTTATCCTGGAGGGCTGAAGGAACGTCCGGCCCAAGCCATGCTGGAACGCAACCCCACCATGATCCTTCGCAAAGCGATTCTTGGAATGCTGATGGGTAGACAGAAGAAGCTCATTCACGGCTTCATTGAACCGCGGCTAAAAATATATGCCGGTAGTTCACACCCCCATACGGCGCAGCTTCCG
- a CDS encoding predicted protein, with protein sequence MSANVVEDAEVALPVADLGDEAAFAVDEDGANATPPNKWSKNGFGAEVEKQSGKFSKDESELVRKSVEEFCAAKQISTARLCSECDHKAELKGAWMEIAKQLPHRSVQSVYRHGIRQLHPFKRGAWSDTECTQLVELVQRLGKKWSSIQSKLNRSADSCRDKYREMSDEYVRGRWKESETEILKRLIREHLNVEPTTDMKTLGKMVEDQNIQIPWSTISKRMVKRSRLSCFKKWQKMTGLYSPADDYKRTTPTKADTGDEPVFKRAKVEHLELDDVPKAGIATSAFLQAPTAGAAAALAAGNVVNASGEYDEIYDSAKMADETVQAVDLPDTDVLVPGAVRD encoded by the exons ATGAGTGCCAACGTCGTCGAAGACGCGGAAGTAGCCCTGCCGGTCGCGGACCTGGGCGACGAAGCGGCCTTCGCCGTGGACGAGGACGGGGCCAACGCAACGCCACCGAACAAGTGGAGCAAGAATGGTTTCGGGGCGGAGGTCGAGAAGCAATCGGGCAAgttttccaaagacgaaAGCGAGCTAGTGCGCAAGTCGGTGGAAGAATTCTGTGCCGCTAAGCAGATCTCGACGGCACGACTATGTTCGGAATGCGATCACAAG GCGGAACTCAAGGGCGCTTGGATGGAAATTGCCAAGCAGCTTCCGCACCGTAGCGTACAGTCGGTCTATCGTCATGGCATTCGTCAGCTGCACCCCTTTAAGAGAGGCGCTTGGAGTGATACGGAATGCACTCAGCTGGTAGAACTTGTACAGCGTTTGGGGAAGAAATGGAGCTCGATTCAGTCCAAGCTGAATCGCTCGGCCGACTCTTGTCGCGACAAGTACCGAGAAATGTCGGACGAATACGTGCGGGGTCGTTGGAAGGAATCCGAGACAGAGATTCTGAAGCGTTTGATTCGTGAGCACTTGAACGTCGAACCTACGACGGACATGAAGACGCTGGGCAAAATGGTAGAAGATCAGAATATCCAGATTCCTTGGAGTACAATCAGCAAACGCATGGTCAAGCGTAGTCGCCTCAGCTGCTTCAAAAAGTGGCAAAAGATGACGGGGCTCTACTCTCCCGCGGACGATTACAAACGTACCACCCCCACCAAGGCAGATACAGGCGACGAGCCGGTGTTCAAGCGAGCAAAGGTGGAACATTTGGAGCTGGATGACGTCCCCAAGGCGGGGATAGCGACGTCCGCCTTTCTGCAGGCTCCCACTGCGGGGGCAGCGGCAGCCCTCGCGGCGGGAAACGTCGTCAACGCGTCCGGCGAGTACGATGAAATCTACGATTCTGCCAAAATGGCTGACGAGACGGTCCAAGCTGTTGACTTACCGGATACGGATGTGTTGGTACCCGGAGCTGTCCGAGACTAG